One Corynebacterium yudongzhengii DNA window includes the following coding sequences:
- the mfd gene encoding transcription-repair coupling factor, translated as MLSGLAGAIAEDPKLAGLMNSAGHNRLHVTAIPQARPWAMAALASKAPVIVVTANGREAEDLHAELAAIMGQKVALFPAWETLPHERLSPGTDIVGTRARVLHHLPDYQVVVASARALAQPVLKEAAGCEPIVLAEEREFDLTELADALTFRAYSHVDMVGRRGEFAVRGGILDVFPTTADHPVRVEFWGDEITEIRQFSVADQRAHPEITVDEVEIFPARELLIDDAVATRARELAPDHAGNAALAELLSKIGNKVAADGMEALIPVLTDAEMTTIDQLMDPTTHLVFVDPEKVRQRISDLEETDAEFLNAGWEAAAMGAEGPIASADLDVSASSYRSFESLIDAARGPVWTFAAPGMFAADETETLPLDYEPGPTPRGDLREIDAMMATLRAHLADGGAAAFIAPAEATIKRMAERFREAGVSARVATPGWRPSIGEITLYQALSHAGLSFPRIRTVVITETDLTGNRVGDIARAKRRPAKRRNKVDPLALKAGDFVVHETHGIGKFVKMAERTIHAGDETSRREYVVLEYAPSKRGQPADQLWVPMESLDLLSKYTGGESPTLSKMGGSDWKNTKRKARAAVREIAGELVDLYAKRQSAPGHQFGPDTPWQREMEDDFPFVETEDQMTAIEAVKQDMESTVPMDRVIVGDVGYGKTEVAVRAAFKAVQDGTQVAVLVPTTLLAQQHFNTFTERMDGFGVEIRELSRFSTPAEAKKIFAGLADGSIDIVIGTHRLLQTGVSWKNLGLIIVDEEQRFGVEHKEHIKALKADVDVLTMSATPIPRTLEMSMSGIREMTTMLTPPEDRHPVLTYVGAYEDKQVAAAIRRELLRDGQVFFIHNKVADIESRARDIRDLVPEARVVVAHGQMSEELLERTVQGFWHREYDVLICTTIVETGLDIANANTLIVENAHRMGLSQLHQLRGRVGRSRERGYAYFLYPKGHTLTETSYDRLATIAQNNDLGAGMAVAMKDLEMRGAGNVLGAQQSGHIAGVGFDLYVRLVGEAVETFKAMAKGEVMDATDQGPKEIRIDLPVDAHIPESYINSERLRLEIYRKIASSKDEDDLARVIEEMVDRYGPVPEEVLRLIAVARVRHLARRAHVADIMVQGTRIKVHPVELTDSLQVRLKRRYPGASYRAAAKAINLPFPKAGRGAGQPNLRDVELLQWVADFLATMFDQERIDVTGSQDAAKHTVVSVSES; from the coding sequence ATGCTTTCCGGTCTCGCCGGAGCGATCGCCGAGGATCCGAAGCTCGCCGGGCTGATGAATTCGGCCGGGCACAACCGCCTGCACGTCACCGCGATCCCCCAGGCACGCCCGTGGGCGATGGCGGCTTTAGCCAGCAAGGCGCCGGTGATAGTCGTCACCGCCAACGGTCGGGAGGCCGAAGACCTCCACGCCGAGCTCGCCGCGATCATGGGGCAGAAGGTCGCCTTGTTCCCCGCCTGGGAGACCCTGCCGCATGAGCGTTTGTCGCCGGGGACGGATATCGTCGGCACCCGCGCCCGCGTCCTGCATCACCTGCCGGACTACCAGGTGGTCGTCGCCTCCGCCCGCGCGCTCGCGCAGCCGGTGCTCAAAGAGGCCGCCGGATGCGAGCCGATCGTGCTTGCCGAAGAGCGCGAGTTCGACCTCACCGAGCTGGCCGACGCCCTCACCTTCCGCGCCTACTCGCACGTCGACATGGTCGGCCGCCGCGGCGAGTTCGCCGTGCGCGGCGGCATCCTCGACGTCTTTCCCACCACCGCCGATCACCCCGTCCGCGTCGAGTTCTGGGGCGATGAGATCACCGAAATCCGCCAGTTCTCCGTCGCCGACCAGCGCGCGCACCCCGAGATCACCGTCGACGAGGTCGAGATCTTCCCCGCGCGCGAGTTGCTTATCGACGACGCCGTCGCCACCCGCGCCCGCGAACTCGCGCCCGACCACGCCGGCAACGCGGCGCTGGCCGAACTGCTCAGCAAAATCGGCAACAAGGTGGCCGCCGACGGTATGGAAGCGCTGATCCCGGTGCTCACCGATGCGGAGATGACCACCATCGACCAGCTCATGGACCCGACCACCCATCTGGTTTTCGTCGATCCCGAAAAAGTCCGCCAGCGCATCAGCGACTTAGAAGAAACCGACGCCGAATTTCTCAACGCCGGCTGGGAGGCCGCCGCCATGGGCGCCGAGGGCCCCATCGCCTCCGCCGACCTCGACGTCTCCGCCTCCAGCTACCGCTCCTTCGAGTCGCTCATCGACGCCGCCCGCGGCCCCGTATGGACCTTCGCCGCGCCGGGCATGTTCGCCGCCGACGAGACCGAAACCCTCCCGCTCGACTACGAGCCCGGCCCCACCCCGCGCGGCGATCTGCGCGAGATCGACGCCATGATGGCCACCCTGCGCGCCCACCTCGCCGACGGGGGAGCAGCCGCCTTCATCGCCCCCGCCGAAGCCACCATCAAGCGCATGGCCGAACGCTTCCGCGAGGCCGGTGTCTCCGCGCGCGTGGCCACGCCCGGCTGGCGGCCGTCGATCGGCGAGATCACCCTGTATCAGGCCCTCAGCCACGCGGGCCTGAGCTTTCCGCGGATACGCACCGTCGTCATCACCGAGACCGACCTCACCGGCAACCGCGTCGGCGACATCGCCAGGGCCAAACGCCGGCCCGCCAAGCGGCGCAACAAGGTCGACCCGCTCGCGCTGAAGGCCGGGGATTTCGTCGTGCACGAGACCCACGGCATCGGCAAGTTCGTGAAGATGGCCGAGCGCACCATTCACGCCGGCGACGAGACCTCCCGGCGCGAGTACGTGGTGCTGGAATACGCGCCGTCGAAACGCGGCCAGCCCGCCGACCAGCTGTGGGTGCCGATGGAATCGCTCGACCTGCTCAGCAAATACACCGGCGGCGAATCCCCCACCCTGTCCAAGATGGGCGGCAGCGACTGGAAGAACACCAAACGCAAGGCGCGCGCCGCGGTGCGCGAGATCGCTGGCGAGCTCGTCGACCTCTACGCCAAGCGCCAGTCCGCGCCGGGGCATCAGTTCGGGCCCGATACCCCCTGGCAGCGGGAGATGGAAGATGACTTCCCCTTCGTCGAGACCGAAGACCAGATGACCGCCATCGAGGCCGTCAAACAGGACATGGAATCGACCGTGCCGATGGACCGCGTCATCGTCGGCGACGTCGGCTACGGCAAAACCGAAGTCGCGGTGCGCGCCGCCTTCAAGGCTGTCCAGGACGGCACCCAGGTCGCCGTCCTCGTGCCGACGACCCTGCTCGCCCAGCAGCACTTCAACACCTTCACCGAGCGCATGGACGGCTTCGGGGTCGAGATCCGCGAGCTGTCGCGCTTTAGCACCCCGGCCGAGGCGAAGAAGATCTTCGCCGGGCTTGCCGACGGCAGCATCGACATCGTCATCGGCACCCACCGCCTACTGCAGACCGGAGTGAGCTGGAAGAACCTCGGACTGATCATCGTGGACGAGGAACAGCGCTTCGGCGTCGAGCACAAAGAACACATCAAGGCGCTCAAGGCCGACGTCGACGTGCTCACCATGTCCGCCACCCCGATCCCGCGCACCTTAGAGATGAGCATGTCGGGCATCCGCGAGATGACCACCATGCTCACCCCGCCCGAAGACCGCCACCCCGTGCTCACCTACGTCGGCGCCTACGAGGACAAACAGGTCGCCGCCGCCATCCGCCGCGAGCTGTTGCGCGACGGCCAGGTCTTCTTCATCCACAACAAGGTCGCCGACATCGAATCCCGCGCCCGTGACATCCGCGACCTTGTGCCCGAAGCGCGCGTCGTGGTCGCCCACGGCCAGATGAGCGAGGAGCTGCTCGAGCGCACCGTCCAAGGATTCTGGCACCGCGAATACGACGTCCTGATCTGCACCACCATCGTCGAAACCGGCCTGGATATCGCAAACGCCAACACCCTGATCGTGGAAAACGCCCACCGCATGGGGCTGTCCCAGCTGCACCAGCTCCGCGGGCGCGTCGGCCGCTCGCGCGAGCGTGGCTACGCCTACTTCCTCTACCCCAAGGGCCACACCCTCACCGAGACCTCCTACGACCGGCTTGCCACTATCGCCCAGAACAACGACCTCGGTGCCGGCATGGCCGTCGCCATGAAGGACCTGGAGATGCGCGGCGCCGGCAACGTCCTCGGCGCGCAACAGTCCGGCCACATCGCCGGCGTCGGCTTCGACCTCTACGTCCGGCTGGTGGGGGAGGCCGTCGAAACCTTCAAGGCCATGGCCAAAGGCGAAGTCATGGACGCCACCGACCAAGGCCCGAAGGAAATCCGCATCGACCTTCCCGTCGACGCCCACATCCCCGAAAGCTACATCAACTCCGAGCGCCTGCGCCTCGAGATCTACCGCAAGATCGCCTCCTCCAAGGACGAAGATGATCTCGCGCGCGTGATCGAGGAGATGGTCGACCGCTACGGGCCCGTGCCCGAAGAGGTGCTGCGGCTGATCGCTGTCGCGCGCGTGCGCCACCTCGCGCGGCGCGCGCACGTCGCCGACATCATGGTCCAAGGCACCCGCATCAAGGTTCACCCGGTGGAGCTCACCGACTCGCTGCAGGTGCGCCTCAAGCGCCGCTACCCGGGGGCGAGCTACCGCGCGGCCGCGAAGGCCATCAACCTGCCGTTCCCCAAGGCCGGCCGGGGTGCTGGGCAGCCCAACTTGCGCGACGTCGAACTACTGCAGTGGGTGGCGGACTTTTTGGCGACCATGTTCGACCAAGAGCGTATCGACGTCACCGGCTCCCAAGATGCTGCTAAGCACACAGTGGTCTCGGTGAGCGAGTCTTAG
- a CDS encoding TetR/AcrR family transcriptional regulator has product MSRQRMTGRERREQLISIGRALFAELGIAGVSVEQIASRAGVSKPVVYEHFGGKEGLYAVVVDREMLRLESLITDAISEGRWRERIEKAALALLTYVEEETDGFLILVRDSAQGEADRSYGTLLNTAVGQVSHILGRAFEHRGFDPQLAVIYAQALVGMVSVTAQWWLDEREPDKETVAAHIVNLCWNGLSGMENTPKMRDFSEDEEDNN; this is encoded by the coding sequence ATGAGTCGACAGCGAATGACGGGGCGCGAGCGTCGTGAACAACTCATTTCTATCGGACGAGCCTTGTTTGCCGAGCTGGGTATCGCGGGGGTGAGCGTCGAACAGATCGCCTCGCGGGCCGGAGTGTCCAAGCCGGTGGTCTACGAGCACTTCGGCGGCAAGGAAGGGCTGTATGCGGTGGTCGTGGACCGCGAGATGCTGCGCCTGGAGTCGCTGATCACCGACGCGATCAGCGAGGGCCGGTGGCGCGAGCGCATCGAGAAGGCCGCGCTCGCCCTGCTCACCTACGTCGAGGAGGAAACCGATGGCTTCCTCATCCTCGTGCGTGACTCCGCCCAAGGGGAGGCCGATCGTTCCTATGGCACCTTGCTCAACACTGCCGTGGGGCAGGTGTCGCATATTTTGGGTAGGGCGTTCGAGCACCGGGGTTTCGATCCCCAGCTCGCCGTCATCTATGCTCAGGCGCTGGTCGGCATGGTCTCGGTGACCGCGCAGTGGTGGCTCGACGAGCGCGAGCCGGATAAAGAGACGGTGGCTGCGCACATCGTGAACCTGTGTTGGAACGGGCTGTCCGGCATGGAAAATACGCCGAAGATGCGCGACTTCAGTGAGGATGAGGAGGACAACAACTAG
- a CDS encoding excisionase family DNA-binding protein — translation MPSGRGAYRPLGLWIITDQAAEYLALSRWTVTQKIRRGELGAIKHGKTYRTTLKWCADYMSGKA, via the coding sequence ATTCCTTCAGGTCGAGGCGCATACAGACCGCTCGGCCTGTGGATAATCACAGACCAGGCCGCCGAATATCTCGCACTGTCCAGATGGACAGTGACACAGAAAATCAGGCGCGGCGAGCTCGGCGCTATCAAGCACGGTAAGACGTACCGCACCACCCTGAAGTGGTGCGCCGACTATATGTCAGGAAAGGCCTAA